A window from Flavobacterium sp. 83 encodes these proteins:
- a CDS encoding cytochrome c oxidase subunit 3 — translation MEITMTTDEHKLRTARSYKLILLFAMVSMTMMFAGLTSAFVVSKSRTDWLKDFQLPTAFYFSTVAIIGCSITFHLAKKAIQKDKQSATTLFLLSTLALGILFVILQFVGFGQIVANGYYFTGSESSITTTFLYIVTVVHLIHLAGGVISLLIIIYNHFKQKYNSAQTLGIELGAMYWHFLDFLWVYLFLFLYFFK, via the coding sequence ATGGAGATTACAATGACAACAGATGAACATAAATTGAGAACAGCGCGATCCTATAAGTTGATTTTGCTGTTTGCTATGGTTAGTATGACTATGATGTTTGCGGGACTTACTAGTGCTTTTGTGGTAAGTAAGTCTAGAACAGATTGGTTGAAAGATTTTCAACTGCCAACGGCATTTTACTTTAGTACGGTTGCAATCATCGGATGCAGTATTACTTTTCATTTGGCAAAAAAAGCAATTCAAAAAGACAAACAAAGTGCGACTACATTATTTCTTTTGTCTACTTTAGCATTGGGAATATTATTTGTTATTTTACAGTTTGTAGGTTTTGGACAGATAGTGGCTAATGGTTATTATTTTACCGGAAGTGAAAGTTCTATAACGACTACTTTTCTCTATATTGTAACGGTTGTGCACTTGATTCACCTTGCTGGGGGGGTAATTTCACTTCTAATTATAATTTATAATCATTTTAAACAAAAATACAATTCAGCTCAAACTCTTGGAATTGAACTAGGTGCGATGTATTGGCACTTTCTTGATTTCTTATGGGTTTATTTATTTTTATTTTTATATTTCTTTAAATAA
- the deoC gene encoding deoxyribose-phosphate aldolase has product MNVKQYLDSTYLKTATQAGLSEADNIVIVEKFILEAINEHFKLIMIRPNMVSIAQQMIIDAHSNLQIGTVIDFPEGKSSVEDKLLEAIKAIEYGADDLDFVCNYEAFKNGEIDLVKDEVLKCTLLGLENNKVVKWIIEVAALNDKEIVQLSALIKNVVISNFKEELYQSVFVKSSTGFYKTEHNLPNGATIPAIIMMLENASPLPVKAAGGVRTYEEAVEMIRLGVKRIGTSGAKAIANGQN; this is encoded by the coding sequence ATGAATGTTAAACAATATTTAGATTCTACTTATTTAAAAACAGCAACACAGGCAGGGCTTAGTGAAGCTGATAATATTGTTATTGTTGAAAAATTTATTCTGGAAGCTATTAATGAGCATTTTAAGCTTATAATGATTCGTCCAAATATGGTTTCAATCGCTCAACAAATGATAATTGATGCTCATTCGAATTTGCAAATAGGCACCGTTATTGATTTTCCAGAAGGAAAGTCTAGTGTGGAAGATAAACTTTTAGAAGCAATTAAAGCCATAGAATATGGAGCTGATGATTTAGATTTTGTTTGTAATTATGAAGCGTTCAAAAATGGCGAAATTGATTTGGTTAAAGATGAAGTTCTAAAATGTACACTATTAGGGCTTGAAAATAATAAAGTTGTAAAATGGATTATAGAAGTGGCTGCATTAAACGATAAAGAGATTGTGCAATTATCTGCTTTGATAAAAAATGTAGTTATTTCAAATTTTAAAGAAGAATTGTACCAATCGGTTTTTGTAAAATCATCAACAGGGTTTTATAAAACTGAACATAATTTGCCAAACGGAGCCACAATTCCAGCCATTATTATGATGTTAGAAAATGCTTCGCCGCTTCCTGTTAAAGCAGCTGGTGGAGTAAGAACTTATGAAGAAGCTGTTGAGATGATTCGTCTGGGGGTAAAACGAATAGGGACTTCTGGAGCAAAAGCAATTGCTAACGGACAAAATTAA
- the gcvH gene encoding glycine cleavage system protein GcvH, with protein MNIPANLKYTKDHEWVSIEGDIATVGITDFAQKELGDIVYVEVETLDQTLEKDEVFGTVEAVKTVSDLFLPLSGEIIEFNEALENTPESVNSDPYGAGWMIKIKIANEAEIDSLLSSESYKELIGA; from the coding sequence ATGAACATACCAGCAAATTTAAAGTACACTAAAGATCACGAATGGGTTAGTATTGAAGGCGATATTGCAACAGTGGGAATTACTGATTTTGCACAAAAAGAATTAGGGGATATCGTATATGTTGAGGTAGAAACTTTAGACCAGACTTTAGAAAAAGATGAGGTTTTTGGAACTGTTGAAGCAGTTAAAACGGTTTCTGATTTGTTTCTTCCATTGTCGGGGGAAATTATAGAGTTTAATGAAGCATTGGAAAATACACCGGAAAGTGTAAATTCTGACCCTTATGGTGCTGGATGGATGATAAAAATTAAAATTGCAAACGAAGCTGAAATTGATTCATTGCTTTCAAGTGAATCTTACAAAGAACTCATTGGTGCCTAA
- a CDS encoding VanZ family protein: MPKQFYFWTALTWTGLIIFFCLIKSSDIPVVKITNLDKVVHAFFHLVLTLLWFFFLKKQSNSLAIFKPLVFSFIISIFFGIAIEIAQTLFTTTRKGDLLDVLANLSGATLAVCIILFFNKYTNLNKV; the protein is encoded by the coding sequence GTGCCTAAACAATTCTATTTTTGGACAGCTTTAACTTGGACAGGTTTAATCATTTTTTTTTGTTTAATTAAATCAAGTGATATTCCTGTTGTTAAAATTACAAATTTAGATAAAGTTGTACATGCATTTTTTCATTTGGTGCTTACATTACTTTGGTTTTTCTTTCTTAAGAAGCAATCAAATAGTTTAGCTATTTTTAAGCCTTTGGTATTTTCCTTTATAATTTCCATTTTTTTTGGAATAGCGATTGAAATTGCACAGACATTATTTACAACAACCAGAAAAGGTGATTTGCTTGATGTTTTAGCAAATTTATCTGGAGCGACTCTTGCTGTTTGTATAATTTTGTTTTTTAATAAGTACACGAACTTAAATAAAGTTTGA
- the cyoE gene encoding heme o synthase, with protein MNATQNTLSLKSAYIDFREITKARLAVSVVFSSIAGFMLGITDIHTFSWIVLLKLAIGGYCMVGASNAFNQVIEKDLDALMDRTKNRPVPAGRMSSNTALIIASLLTIIGIVLLYTINSKTAMFGAISIFLYTSVYTPLKTMTSLSVFVGAFPGAIPFMLGWVAATGEFGIEAGTLFLIQFFWQFPHFWAIGWFLYEDYEKAGFFMLPTGKKDKSTALQVILYTVWLIIASLLPVLGYTGQLFITPVAAIIVFLLGLWMLYYGVQLYKLRTAKAARTLMLVSVSYITLLQLVYIFDKFLR; from the coding sequence TTGAACGCAACACAAAATACCCTTTCATTAAAGTCTGCCTATATTGATTTCCGTGAGATTACTAAAGCACGTCTCGCTGTTAGCGTTGTGTTTTCGTCTATTGCTGGATTTATGCTCGGGATTACTGATATACATACTTTCAGTTGGATAGTATTATTAAAGCTTGCTATTGGCGGGTATTGTATGGTAGGGGCTTCTAATGCTTTTAATCAGGTTATTGAAAAGGATTTAGATGCTTTGATGGATCGGACAAAAAACCGACCCGTTCCAGCGGGCAGAATGTCTTCTAATACTGCTTTGATTATTGCAAGTCTTCTTACTATTATTGGAATTGTATTGTTGTATACAATCAATTCTAAAACTGCTATGTTTGGCGCAATTTCTATATTTCTTTATACAAGTGTCTATACGCCTTTGAAAACAATGACTTCGTTGTCTGTTTTTGTAGGAGCATTTCCTGGAGCAATTCCATTTATGTTGGGATGGGTCGCTGCAACTGGAGAATTTGGAATTGAAGCAGGGACTTTATTTTTAATTCAATTTTTCTGGCAGTTTCCTCATTTTTGGGCTATTGGATGGTTCTTATATGAAGATTATGAAAAAGCAGGTTTTTTTATGCTCCCTACAGGAAAAAAAGATAAATCAACTGCTTTACAGGTTATTTTATACACAGTTTGGTTGATTATAGCTTCACTTTTACCTGTTTTGGGTTATACGGGTCAGTTGTTTATCACGCCTGTTGCTGCTATTATTGTATTTTTACTTGGACTTTGGATGCTTTATTATGGAGTACAATTATATAAATTACGAACGGCTAAAGCAGCGAGAACATTGATGCTTGTAAGCGTTTCTTATATTACGTTGTTACAATTGGTTTATATATTTGATAAATTTTTAAGATAG
- the sprA gene encoding cell surface protein SprA: MHKICTFLLVIFCGYVSQAQVTPAAQDTIKTGFSTGKVQLKDPQSVLSAYTYDPVTDRYIYTNSVDGFSINYPIILTPKEYENLVLKESMRDYFKKKADAIDGKKEGSEAAKKDLLPRYYVKSGLFESIFGSNTIDVKPTGSIEMDLGMRYTKQDNPSFSPRNRSNLSFDFNQRISMSLMGKVGTRLNVNANYDTQSTFAFQNLIKLEYAPSEDDIIQKIEVGNVSLPLNSSLIRGAQSLFGVKTQLKFGKTTVTGIFSEQKSQTKSIIAQGGGTIQDFDMYALDYDNDRHFFLSQYFRNKYDASLKNYPFIDSRVQISRLEVWVTNKQNRVNTTSNNLRNIIALQDLGEGRLTGLADNEVVVLDPSTGIFNNQIDSPSDNSNNDYDPAQIASGTGLLNSNIREIVTSSSGFNATVSEGQDYSKLENARKLNPNEYTFNAQLGYISLQQRLANDEVLAVAYQYTIGDKVYQVGEFGNDGVDATVVTGTTQSNQAIITQSLILKMLKSNLTNVKNPVWNLMMKNIYQIQGAYQVKQEDFRFNILYTDPSPLNYITEVSGSPFPVNPTADNKVAETPLLKVFNLDKLNYNNDPQTGGDGFFDFMQGLTIDAQNGRIIFTTKEPFGELLFSKLSNGGESYNDVNSYNPNQKKYVFRNMYRNTQSGALQDSDKNKFLLRGKYKSTGGDGIPIGAFNVPRGSVVVTAGGRVLVEGIDYSVNYQLGRVQILDPSLQASNTPISVSLENNSVFGQQTRRFMGVNVEHKISDNFLVGATFLKMTEKPFTQKSSFGQESVNNTIFGFNTNFSTEVPFFTRLVNKLPNIDTDVPSNLSIRGEIAFLKPDSPKADQFQGESTIYVDDFEGSQSTIDMRSPYAWSLSSTPEKNTRSTYDFNASANDLSYGFKRAKLAWYSVDPVFYTQKPSGITNEELSFNTTRRIFSEELYPLTDIAQGQSQVVNTLDLSYYPSERGPYNNNANVAANPTSNFGGIMRSLNSTNFEQGNVEYIQFWILDPYVGSGEIPQSNTGKIYFNLGEVSEDVLKDGRKQYENGLGPDQILANPQSIWGDVPASQSLIYAFDTNAANRTNQDVGLDGLANAKEAAIYSNFASESDPAADDYNYYLNASGNVLDRYKNYNGVDGNSAVDINDPNRGSTSFPDVEDINRDNTMNTINAYYEYSIDVKPNMNVGQNYITDIRNTQVTLPNGATTEARWIQFKIPVSQPENTIGNISDFRSIRFMRMFMTGFNDLVTVRFGALDLVRGEWRRYTSALDFNDTNVADDKTDLDVLAVNVQENNERCPVNYITPPGVVREQLYNNNTVINQNEQSLSLRVSGNGLEPEDSRAVFKNVSIDMRQFKKLKMFLHAESLPNEIALRDNQMVGFIRFGNDFTQNFYQIEIPLKVTVPSSSSTSDCSALSAETVWPEDNEIDLSLALLTQLKIQAMSIDKSTLPLDGIYYQYEDDLDKSLANKSNKLRLGIKGNPNFGQARTLMVGVKSNETHQDIKGEVWFNELRLADMDNKGGMAAVLNVDSNFADFATVSATGKKSTIGFGALEQGPNERSREDTKQYNIVTNVNLGKLLPPKWGVNLPFNYAIGEEMITPEYDPFNQDIKLKQLLNNTSDKAERDNIQSRATDYTKRQSINFIGVRKERRAEQKQHVYDVENFTFSQSFNQVERHDFEIEDYVDQHANSSVDYAYTFQSKPVEPFKKTAFMKKSNYWKLLSDFNFNYLPSNISFNTNIIRQFNRQQFRQVDVEGIGLDPLYRRNFAFNYQYGFNFNLTKSLKLNYTASSSNIVKSYLNKDNEPIDSFTIWDSYWNIGDPNQHMQQLVLNYEIPINKIPLFSFVKANYSYTGDYSWQRSSNALSQIEIDGASYNLGNTVQNASSNNLNATFNMDALYKYLGLTKNNNKSVVKPKAAAPKPGEKIVNTNTQQIAKSNEFVDGLIGVLTSVKNIQMNYTENSGTILPGYTPSVGFLGSSRPSLGFIFGSQDDVRYEAAKNGWLTNYPNFNQNYSQVTNKLFKATANVDLFPDLKIDLSLDRSYSKNFSEQYDITDGQYNARSPYSYGLFSISTVLIRTSFSTSDENSSAAFDDFRSNRLTVANRLATQRGIDISNPVNLDAEGYPVGYGKNNQAVLLPAFLAAYSGSNASGVSLGIFRSFPIPNWAVKYNGLMRYNFFKKNFKRFSMQHSYRASYTISAFRSNFEYDKTPNGSDASGNFFNSTIMSNVNLVEQFSPLIRMDFELKSSLKVLTEIKKDRALSMSFDNNLLTEVKGIEYVVGLGYRFKDVIFSSRLADNPTGIIKSDINLKADLSYRNNQTIVRYLDYDNNQLAGGQNIWSLKITADYAFSKNLTAIFYYDHSFSKAVISTSFPLTNIRSGFTMRYNFGN, encoded by the coding sequence ATGCATAAAATTTGTACTTTTTTGCTAGTCATATTTTGTGGTTATGTATCGCAAGCTCAGGTGACACCAGCCGCTCAGGATACAATTAAAACTGGTTTCTCTACAGGGAAAGTTCAGTTAAAAGATCCACAAAGTGTTCTTTCAGCCTATACGTATGATCCAGTTACTGATAGGTATATTTACACCAATTCAGTTGATGGATTTTCTATTAATTATCCCATAATACTAACTCCAAAAGAGTATGAAAACTTGGTTTTGAAAGAATCTATGAGAGATTATTTCAAGAAAAAAGCAGATGCTATTGATGGAAAAAAAGAAGGCAGTGAAGCCGCCAAAAAAGATTTATTGCCAAGATATTATGTAAAATCTGGGCTTTTTGAATCTATTTTTGGAAGTAATACAATCGACGTAAAACCTACCGGATCAATAGAAATGGATTTAGGAATGCGTTATACAAAACAAGACAATCCTTCATTTTCACCTAGAAACAGATCGAATCTTTCTTTTGACTTTAATCAAAGAATAAGTATGAGTTTGATGGGGAAAGTAGGGACGCGACTCAATGTAAATGCTAATTATGATACACAGTCTACTTTTGCTTTTCAAAACTTAATTAAGTTAGAATACGCTCCTTCAGAAGATGATATTATTCAAAAAATTGAAGTCGGAAATGTAAGTCTACCTTTGAATAGTTCTTTAATTAGAGGTGCTCAAAGTTTATTTGGAGTAAAAACACAATTAAAATTTGGTAAAACAACCGTTACAGGTATATTTTCAGAACAAAAATCCCAGACAAAAAGCATCATTGCTCAAGGAGGTGGGACGATTCAGGATTTTGATATGTATGCATTGGACTATGACAATGACCGACACTTTTTCTTGTCACAATATTTTAGAAACAAATACGATGCATCCTTAAAAAATTATCCTTTTATTGACAGTAGAGTTCAAATTTCAAGATTAGAGGTTTGGGTTACCAATAAGCAAAATAGAGTAAATACTACCAGTAATAATTTGCGAAATATTATTGCACTTCAGGATTTAGGAGAAGGACGATTAACGGGTTTGGCAGATAATGAAGTGGTAGTGCTAGATCCTTCTACAGGTATCTTCAATAATCAAATTGATTCTCCTTCTGACAATTCAAATAATGATTACGATCCTGCCCAAATAGCTTCAGGCACGGGTTTGTTGAATAGTAATATACGTGAAATAGTAACTTCAAGTTCAGGTTTTAATGCCACAGTAAGTGAAGGACAAGACTATTCTAAACTCGAAAATGCAAGAAAATTAAATCCCAACGAATATACTTTTAATGCGCAATTAGGGTATATTTCATTACAACAGCGACTAGCAAATGATGAGGTTTTAGCGGTTGCGTATCAATATACAATTGGTGATAAAGTGTATCAGGTGGGTGAATTTGGTAATGACGGAGTCGATGCAACTGTTGTAACTGGGACTACTCAATCAAATCAGGCAATTATTACACAGAGTTTGATATTGAAAATGCTAAAAAGTAATTTGACCAATGTCAAAAATCCAGTTTGGAACTTGATGATGAAGAATATTTATCAGATTCAAGGCGCCTATCAAGTAAAGCAGGAAGATTTTAGATTCAACATTCTTTATACAGATCCATCGCCTTTAAATTATATTACTGAGGTTTCTGGAAGTCCTTTTCCGGTTAATCCAACAGCAGATAACAAAGTTGCTGAAACACCTTTGTTGAAAGTATTCAATTTAGATAAACTCAATTATAATAACGATCCACAAACAGGTGGTGATGGTTTTTTTGATTTTATGCAGGGCTTGACGATAGATGCTCAAAATGGTAGAATTATATTTACTACCAAAGAGCCCTTTGGAGAGCTTTTGTTTTCTAAATTATCAAATGGTGGAGAAAGTTATAATGATGTTAATTCGTACAATCCAAATCAAAAGAAATATGTGTTTAGAAACATGTATCGAAATACGCAATCTGGTGCTTTACAAGATAGTGATAAGAATAAATTTTTATTAAGAGGTAAATATAAATCTACTGGTGGCGATGGAATCCCAATTGGTGCTTTCAATGTTCCAAGAGGTTCAGTTGTTGTCACTGCTGGAGGAAGGGTTTTGGTTGAAGGAATTGATTACAGTGTGAATTATCAATTGGGTAGAGTTCAGATTTTAGATCCTTCGCTTCAAGCATCAAATACACCGATTAGTGTTTCTTTGGAAAACAATTCTGTTTTTGGTCAGCAAACCAGAAGGTTTATGGGTGTAAATGTTGAACACAAAATTTCTGATAATTTTTTGGTGGGAGCGACTTTTTTAAAAATGACGGAGAAACCATTTACTCAAAAATCTAGTTTTGGACAAGAATCTGTTAATAATACCATTTTTGGATTTAATACCAATTTCTCAACTGAAGTGCCATTCTTTACTCGATTAGTGAATAAATTACCTAATATAGATACTGATGTCCCTTCAAATCTTTCTATAAGAGGAGAAATTGCATTTTTGAAACCGGATTCCCCAAAAGCAGATCAATTTCAAGGTGAATCTACTATTTATGTTGATGATTTTGAAGGATCTCAATCAACTATTGATATGCGTTCTCCATATGCTTGGAGCTTGTCATCGACTCCAGAGAAAAACACTAGAAGTACTTATGATTTCAATGCTAGTGCCAATGATTTGAGTTATGGTTTTAAAAGAGCAAAGCTAGCATGGTACTCAGTAGATCCTGTTTTTTATACTCAAAAACCATCTGGAATTACAAATGAAGAATTATCTTTCAATACAACCAGAAGGATTTTTAGTGAAGAGTTGTATCCATTGACGGATATAGCGCAAGGACAATCCCAAGTAGTTAATACACTTGATTTAAGTTATTATCCTTCTGAAAGAGGTCCGTATAATAATAATGCAAATGTAGCTGCAAATCCAACTTCTAATTTTGGTGGGATTATGAGGTCATTGAATTCTACTAATTTCGAACAAGGAAATGTAGAGTATATTCAGTTTTGGATATTAGATCCTTATGTGGGAAGTGGCGAAATACCTCAGTCAAATACCGGTAAAATCTATTTCAATTTAGGTGAAGTCTCAGAGGATGTTTTGAAAGATGGTCGAAAACAATATGAAAATGGACTTGGACCAGATCAAATATTGGCAAATCCTCAGTCTATTTGGGGAGACGTTCCTGCTTCACAATCTTTAATATATGCATTTGATACTAATGCAGCCAATAGAACGAATCAGGATGTTGGTTTAGATGGTTTGGCTAATGCCAAAGAAGCTGCGATTTATAGTAATTTTGCATCAGAATCAGATCCTGCAGCAGATGATTACAACTATTATTTGAATGCTTCAGGAAATGTTTTAGACCGTTATAAAAACTATAATGGTGTAGATGGTAATTCTGCTGTTGATATTAATGATCCTAATAGAGGCTCGACTTCGTTTCCAGATGTAGAAGATATCAATAGAGACAACACCATGAATACTATCAATGCCTATTACGAATATAGTATTGATGTTAAGCCTAATATGAATGTTGGTCAAAATTACATTACCGATATCAGAAATACTCAAGTTACATTGCCTAATGGAGCTACAACAGAAGCTAGATGGATTCAGTTTAAAATACCAGTTTCACAACCTGAAAATACAATTGGAAATATCTCTGATTTTAGATCAATTCGTTTCATGAGAATGTTTATGACCGGTTTTAATGATTTGGTAACCGTTCGTTTTGGAGCACTGGATTTAGTTAGAGGTGAATGGAGACGCTATACTAGTGCGCTTGATTTTAATGATACGAATGTTGCAGATGATAAAACTGATTTAGATGTGTTAGCTGTAAATGTTCAAGAAAATAACGAAAGATGTCCGGTGAATTATATTACTCCACCAGGAGTAGTACGAGAACAATTGTACAACAATAATACGGTTATTAATCAAAATGAACAATCGCTATCGTTAAGGGTTTCTGGGAATGGATTGGAACCAGAGGATTCAAGAGCAGTTTTTAAAAATGTGAGTATTGATATGCGTCAGTTTAAAAAATTGAAAATGTTTTTACATGCTGAATCTTTACCAAATGAAATTGCGCTTCGAGACAATCAAATGGTAGGTTTTATTCGTTTTGGGAATGACTTTACACAGAATTTTTACCAAATCGAAATTCCTTTGAAAGTTACTGTCCCGTCCTCTTCATCCACTTCGGATTGTTCAGCATTAAGTGCCGAAACAGTTTGGCCAGAAGATAATGAAATTGATTTGTCATTAGCATTATTGACACAATTGAAGATTCAGGCAATGAGTATTGACAAAAGTACGCTTCCACTGGATGGGATTTATTATCAATATGAAGATGATCTTGATAAGTCATTGGCAAACAAAAGTAACAAGCTGAGATTGGGTATAAAAGGAAATCCTAATTTTGGCCAGGCACGAACTTTAATGGTGGGTGTGAAAAGTAATGAAACGCATCAAGACATTAAAGGAGAAGTTTGGTTTAATGAGTTGCGCTTAGCGGATATGGATAATAAAGGCGGTATGGCTGCTGTATTGAATGTAGATTCAAACTTTGCTGATTTTGCTACGGTATCTGCAACTGGTAAAAAAAGCACTATTGGTTTTGGAGCTTTAGAACAAGGACCAAATGAGCGAAGTAGAGAAGATACAAAACAATATAATATAGTTACCAATGTTAATTTAGGGAAATTATTACCTCCAAAATGGGGTGTTAATTTACCGTTCAATTACGCAATTGGTGAAGAAATGATTACGCCGGAATATGATCCTTTTAATCAGGATATCAAATTAAAACAGTTATTAAATAATACTTCAGATAAAGCCGAAAGAGATAATATTCAAAGTAGAGCAACTGATTACACTAAACGTCAAAGTATCAATTTTATCGGGGTTAGAAAAGAAAGAAGAGCAGAGCAGAAGCAACACGTTTATGACGTTGAAAATTTCACTTTTTCTCAATCTTTTAATCAGGTAGAGCGACATGATTTTGAAATAGAAGATTATGTAGATCAGCATGCGAATTCATCTGTAGATTACGCATATACTTTTCAGTCAAAACCAGTCGAACCGTTCAAGAAAACTGCTTTCATGAAGAAAAGCAATTACTGGAAATTATTAAGTGATTTTAATTTTAATTATCTTCCTTCTAATATTTCTTTTAATACCAATATTATTAGACAATTCAATCGCCAACAATTTAGACAAGTTGATGTAGAAGGAATAGGCTTGGATCCATTATATAGAAGGAATTTTGCATTCAACTACCAGTATGGATTTAATTTTAATTTGACAAAATCATTAAAATTAAACTATACGGCATCTTCTAGCAATATTGTAAAAAGCTACCTTAATAAGGATAATGAACCTATTGATAGTTTTACAATATGGGACAGTTATTGGAATATTGGGGATCCTAATCAGCATATGCAGCAATTGGTTTTAAATTATGAGATACCAATTAATAAAATCCCGCTATTTAGTTTTGTAAAAGCAAATTATTCTTATACGGGCGATTATAGTTGGCAACGATCTTCGAATGCATTATCACAAATAGAGATTGATGGTGCTAGTTATAACTTAGGAAATACGGTTCAAAATGCTAGTTCCAATAATTTGAATGCTACATTCAATATGGATGCATTGTACAAGTATTTAGGATTGACAAAAAACAATAATAAATCAGTTGTTAAGCCAAAAGCAGCTGCGCCAAAACCCGGTGAAAAAATTGTAAATACAAATACCCAGCAAATTGCAAAAAGCAATGAATTTGTTGATGGCTTAATTGGGGTTTTGACTAGTGTCAAAAACATTCAAATGAATTATACAGAGAATAGTGGTACAATATTGCCAGGGTATACACCAAGTGTTGGGTTCCTAGGTTCGTCTAGACCATCGTTAGGTTTTATTTTTGGAAGTCAAGATGATGTGCGTTATGAGGCGGCTAAGAACGGCTGGCTTACTAATTATCCTAATTTTAATCAAAATTATTCTCAAGTGACTAATAAGTTATTTAAAGCTACTGCAAATGTTGATTTGTTCCCAGATTTAAAAATCGATTTGTCATTGGATCGATCGTATTCCAAAAATTTTTCAGAGCAATATGATATAACTGATGGGCAGTATAATGCTCGATCTCCTTATAGTTATGGTCTTTTCTCCATTTCTACAGTTCTTATAAGAACATCGTTTTCAACAAGTGATGAAAATTCATCTGCAGCTTTTGATGATTTTAGAAGTAATAGACTTACCGTTGCAAATCGATTAGCAACCCAACGTGGAATAGATATTAGTAATCCGGTTAATCTTGATGCAGAAGGATATCCTGTAGGTTATGGTAAAAATAATCAAGCTGTTTTACTGCCTGCTTTCTTAGCGGCGTATTCCGGATCTAATGCTTCGGGAGTATCGTTAGGAATTTTTAGAAGTTTTCCAATACCCAATTGGGCAGTTAAGTACAATGGTTTGATGCGATATAATTTTTTCAAAAAGAATTTTAAGCGCTTTTCGATGCAACATAGTTATAGGGCTTCTTATACGATTAGTGCATTTAGATCTAACTTTGAGTATGATAAAACACCAAACGGTTCAGATGCGAGCGGTAATTTTTTCAATAGCACAATCATGTCAAATGTCAATTTAGTTGAGCAATTCAGTCCGCTTATTAGAATGGATTTTGAGTTGAAAAGTTCTTTAAAAGTGCTTACCGAAATAAAGAAAGATAGAGCTTTATCAATGAGTTTTGATAATAATTTATTGACCGAGGTAAAAGGTATTGAGTATGTTGTAGGGCTTGGTTACCGATTTAAAGATGTCATTTTCTCTTCTAGACTTGCAGATAATCCAACAGGAATTATAAAAAGTGATATTAACTTGAAAGCTGATCTTTCCTATCGAAACAATCAAACGATTGTTCGATATTTAGATTACGATAATAATCAATTAGCCGGAGGGCAAAATATATGGTCTCTAAAAATAACTGCGGATTATGCATTCAGTAAAAATTTGACCGCGATTTTCTATTATGATCATTCCTTTTCAAAAGCTGTAATATCAACTTCTTTCCCGTTGACAAATATAAGATCAGGATTTACCATGCGCTATAATTTTGGAAATTAA